Proteins encoded together in one Microcebus murinus isolate Inina chromosome 18, M.murinus_Inina_mat1.0, whole genome shotgun sequence window:
- the G6PC3 gene encoding glucose-6-phosphatase 3 isoform X3 translates to MESTLGMGIAIAEALQNQLPWLEDVWLWVTFLGDPKILFLFYFPVAYYASRRVGIAVLWISLITEWLNLVFKWFLFGDRPFWWVYESGYYSQAPVQVHQFPSSCETGPGSPSGHCMITGAALWPIMMALSSQVSTRTRRCRPGLADGSPGAHGARAKLLWVDRAGSLAGRQPHLLDPPYAGPGCFLVYQPSLQVV, encoded by the exons ATGGAGTCCACTCTGGGCATGGGCATCGCGATAGCCGAGGCGCTGCAGAACCAGCTACCCTGGCTGGAGGACGTGTGGCTCTGGGTCACCTTTCTCGGCGATCCCAAGATCCTCTTTCTGTTCTACTTCCCCGTGGCCTACTACGCCTCTCGCCGCGTGGGCATCGCGGTGCTCTGGATCAGCCTCATCACCGAGTGGCTCAACCTGGTCTTCAAGTG GTTTCTGTTTGGAGACAGGCCTTTTTGGTGGGTCTATGAGTCTGGGTACTACAGCCAGGCTCCAGTCCAGGTTCACCAGTTTCCCTCTTCTTGTGAAACTGGTCCAG GCAGCCCTTCCGGACACTGCATGATCACAGGAGCAGCCCTCTGGCCCATAATGATGGCCCTCTCTTCCCAGGTGTCCACTCGGACCCGCAG GTGCCGTCCTGGGCTGGCTGATGGCTCCCCGGGTGCCCATGGAGCGAGAGCTAAGCTTCTATGGGTTGACCGCGCTGGCTCTCTTGCTGGGCGCCAGCCTCATTTATTGGACCCTCCTTACGCTGGGCCTGGATGTTTCTTG GTCTATCAGCCTAGCCTCCAAGTGGTGTGA
- the G6PC3 gene encoding glucose-6-phosphatase 3 isoform X1, with product MESTLGMGIAIAEALQNQLPWLEDVWLWVTFLGDPKILFLFYFPVAYYASRRVGIAVLWISLITEWLNLVFKWFLFGDRPFWWVYESGYYSQAPVQVHQFPSSCETGPGSPSGHCMITGAALWPIMMALSSQVSTRTRSRWVRMIPGLAYCTFLLAVGLSRVFILAHFPHQVLAGLITGAVLGWLMAPRVPMERELSFYGLTALALLLGASLIYWTLLTLGLDVSWSISLASKWCERPEWVHMDSRPFASLSRDSGAALGLGIALHSPFYAQVRRARLGNVQKLACFVLAMGLLSPLDWLGNPSQISLFYIFNFLKYTLWPCLVLALVPWLVHMFSAHEIPPIHSS from the exons ATGGAGTCCACTCTGGGCATGGGCATCGCGATAGCCGAGGCGCTGCAGAACCAGCTACCCTGGCTGGAGGACGTGTGGCTCTGGGTCACCTTTCTCGGCGATCCCAAGATCCTCTTTCTGTTCTACTTCCCCGTGGCCTACTACGCCTCTCGCCGCGTGGGCATCGCGGTGCTCTGGATCAGCCTCATCACCGAGTGGCTCAACCTGGTCTTCAAGTG GTTTCTGTTTGGAGACAGGCCTTTTTGGTGGGTCTATGAGTCTGGGTACTACAGCCAGGCTCCAGTCCAGGTTCACCAGTTTCCCTCTTCTTGTGAAACTGGTCCAG GCAGCCCTTCCGGACACTGCATGATCACAGGAGCAGCCCTCTGGCCCATAATGATGGCCCTCTCTTCCCAGGTGTCCACTCGGACCCGCAG CCGCTGGGTAAGGATGATACCTGGCCTGGCTTATTGCACCTTCCTGTTGGCGGTTGGCCTGTCCCGAGTCTTCATCTTGGCACATTTCCCTCACCAGGTGCTGGCTGGCCTAATAACTG GTGCCGTCCTGGGCTGGCTGATGGCTCCCCGGGTGCCCATGGAGCGAGAGCTAAGCTTCTATGGGTTGACCGCGCTGGCTCTCTTGCTGGGCGCCAGCCTCATTTATTGGACCCTCCTTACGCTGGGCCTGGATGTTTCTTG GTCTATCAGCCTAGCCTCCAAGTGGTGTGAGCGGCCTGAGTGGGTGCATATGGACAGCCGGCCCTTTGCCTCCTTAAGCCGTGACTCGGGGGCTGCCCTGGGTCTGGGCATCGCCCTACACTCTCCCTTTTATGCCCAGGTACGGCGGGCACGGTTGGGAAATGTCCAGAAGCTAGCCTGCTTTGTGCTGGCTATGGGACTGCTGAGCCCCCTGGACTGGCTGGGCAACCCCTCTCAGATCAGCCTCTTCTACATcttcaatttccttaagtacacCCTCTGGCCATGCCTGGTCCTGGCCCTCGTGCCTTGGTTGGTACACATGTTCAGTGCCCATGAAATACCACCCATCCACTCTTCCTGA
- the G6PC3 gene encoding glucose-6-phosphatase 3 isoform X2, producing MITGAALWPIMMALSSQVSTRTRSRWVRMIPGLAYCTFLLAVGLSRVFILAHFPHQVLAGLITGAVLGWLMAPRVPMERELSFYGLTALALLLGASLIYWTLLTLGLDVSWSISLASKWCERPEWVHMDSRPFASLSRDSGAALGLGIALHSPFYAQVRRARLGNVQKLACFVLAMGLLSPLDWLGNPSQISLFYIFNFLKYTLWPCLVLALVPWLVHMFSAHEIPPIHSS from the exons ATGATCACAGGAGCAGCCCTCTGGCCCATAATGATGGCCCTCTCTTCCCAGGTGTCCACTCGGACCCGCAG CCGCTGGGTAAGGATGATACCTGGCCTGGCTTATTGCACCTTCCTGTTGGCGGTTGGCCTGTCCCGAGTCTTCATCTTGGCACATTTCCCTCACCAGGTGCTGGCTGGCCTAATAACTG GTGCCGTCCTGGGCTGGCTGATGGCTCCCCGGGTGCCCATGGAGCGAGAGCTAAGCTTCTATGGGTTGACCGCGCTGGCTCTCTTGCTGGGCGCCAGCCTCATTTATTGGACCCTCCTTACGCTGGGCCTGGATGTTTCTTG GTCTATCAGCCTAGCCTCCAAGTGGTGTGAGCGGCCTGAGTGGGTGCATATGGACAGCCGGCCCTTTGCCTCCTTAAGCCGTGACTCGGGGGCTGCCCTGGGTCTGGGCATCGCCCTACACTCTCCCTTTTATGCCCAGGTACGGCGGGCACGGTTGGGAAATGTCCAGAAGCTAGCCTGCTTTGTGCTGGCTATGGGACTGCTGAGCCCCCTGGACTGGCTGGGCAACCCCTCTCAGATCAGCCTCTTCTACATcttcaatttccttaagtacacCCTCTGGCCATGCCTGGTCCTGGCCCTCGTGCCTTGGTTGGTACACATGTTCAGTGCCCATGAAATACCACCCATCCACTCTTCCTGA